Proteins encoded by one window of Corythoichthys intestinalis isolate RoL2023-P3 chromosome 20, ASM3026506v1, whole genome shotgun sequence:
- the nell3 gene encoding uncharacterized protein nell3, with amino-acid sequence MLTRSVILLLVLASARSDRCQGDRCSGSGDPRPCTGEHCPSGRTSRIRRHAPAAPTCVGSDCATTPETDNQTRDCRGLECRLPPRLRPKGRARDAGDTPPAGAERLPPVHLADRAAQFLGDFPEFGQPPSEPGGAPLGVQLTCDVKPGENEVPSEDALILHLQLAKGQEKLVEALRAQQFLISELQQKLAEQQEALLSQQRDILTQQHRMYDQMDTVTARYSQLAEVLKQGELQSYFQSHLAGLQTLHNAEAKVMDVVGEARFLEPMAGCPSACRPGHYCDFRSDPPQCQKCTVCPPGFFLISSCSPTMDTMCQDRDECLELGNICGERVKCLNTPGGFRCLGVSQREAQTGLCGHNYFYNRELQECQACSDCEGQPVLVPCTTIVDSICGSPSGERLSSSWSASVSVPSSRKSGDDVFAGLRLNLRGKDSSDFLSGQDGQVTFLQHGMLWSDYNFAVKHTCRNFIQVGLRFNASQEEESRELSGVRVEQPDGKYFQGVSVSGAVEVEPGDAVSLLLRSPNQYCNQSKDLHVYDVAAPSFSLLWLSHDTGAVSMTAEMSPPTQYQSSYRPAFHVTSVSDPYVINLTHDNRGVRFKESGAIKFVLQQALYAMGRACVREGFFLVAYASRNGTGREVSRSFKTGVDYRDTSITLAGSVAVDAGDVLGFEITSPPQCNVRYFGDNTGISALSVVWIPSAVSSTLTATVEKAGLPLGAVRNKSLVFRQLSPDSRRLRLAGRNFEFLEEGTANVDLNLRLIHSCNIIKVTLQRAGGPSPVAQQVSGHVPEGGEWASVGLRASFRVQNGTAVYITLDCVRGRINQISREDSTNLSVLWVAASAS; translated from the exons ATGTTGACGCGGTCAGTGATTTTGCTGCTGGTCCTGGCATCCGCGCGCTCCGACCGGTGCCAGGGCGACCGCTGCTCGGGTTCCGGGGACCCGCGGCCGTGCACGGGCGAACACTGTCCTTCGGGAAGGACGTCCAGAATTCGGCGTCACGCACCGGCAGCCCCGACGTGCGTCGGCTCGGACTGCGCGACAACGCCCGAGACCGACAACCAAACGCGGGACTGCAGAGGGTTGGAGTGCCGGCTCCCGCCGCGGCTCAGACCCAAAGGTCGCGCCAGAGACGCGGGGGACACGCCGCCCGCCGGGGCCGAACGGCTGCCTCCGGTCCATCTGGCCGACAGAGCCGCGCAGTTCCTGGGAGACTTCCCAGAGTTCGGGCAGCCGCCGTCGGAACCGGGCGGTGCGCCTTTAGGGGTCCAGCTCACCTGTGACGTCAAACCAG GAGAAAATGAGGTCCCGTCTGAAGACGCCCTAATCCTGCACCTTCAACTAGCCAAAGGTCAGGAAAAGCTGGTGGAGGCCCTGCGGGCACAGCAGTTTCTGATCAGCGAGTTGCAGCAGAAGCTAGCCGAACAGCAGGAGGCGCTACTGTCCCAGCAGCGCGACATCTTGACGCAGCAACATCGCATGTATGATCAGATGGACACGGTCACGGCCCGGTACAGCCAACTGGCGGAGGTTCTCAAGCAGGGGGAGCTGCAGAGCTACTTTCAAAGCCACCTGGCGGGCCTCCAGACTTTACACAATGCCGAAGCCAAGGTGATGGACGTGGTCGGCGAGGCTCGTTTCCTCGAACCGATGGCGGGCTGCCCCTCCGCCTGCCGACCGGGCCACTACTGCGATTTCCGGAGCGATCCGCCGCAGTGCCAAAAATGCACGGTGTGTCCACCGGGATTCTTCCTGATCTCGTCGTGCTCGCCCACCATGGACACTATGTGCCAG GACAGAGATGAATGTCTGGAACTGGGAAACATCTGCGGGGAGCGCGTCAAATGTCTGAACACTCCAG GGGGCTTTCGGTGTCTTGGAGTGTCCCAGAGGGAAGCACAGACGGGCTTATGCGGCCACAACTACTTCTACAACCGGGAGCTTCAGGAATGTCAGGCCTGCTCCGACTGCGAAGGCCAGCCCGTCCTCGTCCCCTGCACGACCATCGTCGactccatctgcggttcgccctCAGGGGAGCGTCTCTCTTCCTCCTGGAGCGCCAGCGTCTCCGTCCCCTCTTCCCGCAAGTCCGGAGACGATGTCTTCGCCGGACTGCGGCTGAACCTTCGCGGCAAGGACAGTAGCGACTTTCTGTCCGGCCAGGACGGTCAAGTCACGTTCCTCCAGCACGGTATGCTGTGGTCGGACTACAATTTTGCCGTCAAGCACACCTGCAGGAATTTCATCCAGGTGGGATTGAGGTTCAACGCTAGCCAGGAGGAGGAAAGTCGGGAGCTCAGCGGAGTTCGTGTGGAGCAGCCTGACGGGAAGTACTTCCAAGGCGTGAGTGTCAGCGGCGCCGTGGAGGTGGAGCCCGGCGACGCCGTGAGTCTTCTACTCCGGAGTCCCaaccagtactgcaaccagagcAAGGACCTTCACGTCTACGACGTCGCGGCGCCTAGCTTCAGCTTGCTCTGGTTGTCGCACGACACGGGCGCCGTGTCCATGACCGCCGAGATGTCCCCGCCGACGCAGTATCAATCCAGCTACCGCCCAGCGTTCCACGTGACGTCGGTTTCCGACCcttacgtgattaatttgacGCACGACAACCGCGGCGTGCGCTTCAAGGAGAGCGGAGCCATCAAGTTTGTCCTCCAGCAAGCGCTCTACGCCATGGGGCGCGCTTGCGTCCGCGAAGGCTTCTTCCTCGTGGCCTACGCTAGCCGTAACGGCACGGGTCGGGAGGTTTCGCGGTCCTTCAAGACGGGAGTGGACTACAGGGACACGTCCATCACGCTGGCGGGGTCCGTGGCCGTAGACGCCGGCGACGTACTCGGCTTCGAGATCACGTCGCCGCCGCAGTGCAACGTACGCTACTTTGGAGACAACACGGGCATCAGCGCTCTTAGCGTGGTCTGGATCCCATCGGCCGTCTCGTCTACGTTGACCGCCACCGTGGAGAAAGCGGGGCTACCGCTGGGGGCCGTCCGCAACAAGTCGCTAGTCTTCCGGCAGCTCTCTCCGGACTCGCGACGGCTCCGTCTGGCGGGAAGGAACTTTGAGTTTCTGGAGGAGGGGACCGCCAATGTTGACCTGAACCTGAGGCTCATCCACTCATGTAACATCATTAAGGTGACTCTCCAACGGGCCGGCGGGCCGAGTCCCGTGGCTCAGCAGGTTTCGGGACACGTGCCGGAGGGCGGCGAGTGGGCTAGCGTGGGCCTGAGGGCCTCTTTCCGGGTCCAAAACGGCACTGCCGTTTACATCACGCTGGACTGTGTCCGCGGACGCATCAACCAGATCTCGCGCGAGGACAGCACCAACCTCTCTGTTCTTTGGGTTGCCGCATCGGCAAGCTGA